A segment of the Planctomycetota bacterium genome:
CGATCGCCGCGCCGCGCGTGCCCGCCAGCGCCGCCGCCTCGCGGGCCTTCTTCTTGTCGCCCACCTCGCCGAGCGCTGCAGCGACGTCGACGAGCCGGGGGGCGAAGATCGCCGCGTCGCCGTCGGCCTTGAGGCGGTCGAAGGCGCGGTTGGCGGTGTCGCGGGCGCCCGACAGATCGCCCACCGACAACTGCTGCCGGGCGATTTTCACCAGGGCCGCCGCCTGCTTTTCGGGAGTCGCCTCCTTCTCGGCGCGCTCGAGGCGCTGCGCGATCGAAAGCGTGCCCCCCTTCTTCGCCGGTTTCGTGCCGCAGCCGACGGCAGCCAAGGCCGCCGCGAGCGCGAGGAACAGGGCATTCGACCGATGGCGGCGCGCGGGCATGGCGGCGGGATCCTCGGGCGTTCGGGAAGGGATGGAAAGTTTCAGAACCGCAGCCGCGCCCGGGCGAGCCGGTCGCGCGTCTCGGCCATCAGCTCGTCTTCCGCGGCTGCGTCGGCGGCCTCGTAGGTGACCGAGAAGCGGAGGTGGGCGCCGCAGTCGTCCCACGGGACGGTCGAGACCGACAGCTCGTGGATCAGGAACTGGCTGGCGTCCTGGGCGGTGGCAAACGAGCGCTGGCCGGCGCCGACGGGGCTTTTTGTGTAGAGGAAGTAGGTGCCGCCGGGCATCCGGCAGTCGAAACCCACCTGGCGGAGGACGGCGACCAGCTTCTCGAGGCGCCGGCGGTACTTGGCTCTCACCGCCTGCGGGATCGCCGGGTCGGCCAGCGCCGTCACCGCCGCCTTCTGGATCGCCATGAACTGGCCGGAGTCGCAGTTGTCCTTGATGTCGGCGAAGGCCCGGACGAGCCGCTCGTGACCGCACACCCACCCCAGGCGCCAGCCGATCATGTGGAACCCCTTCGACATCGAGTGGACCTCGACGCCGACCTCCTTGGCGCCATCGACAGAGAGGAACGAGAGCGGCTCGGCGTCGTAGGAGAGCATGATGTGCGCCGCATCCTGGACGACGACGATCCGGTGGCGGTGGGCGAACTCGACCACCCGGGAATAGAAGTCGCGCGTCGCCGCCCGGCCGGTCGGGCTGTTGGGATAGCAGAGGACGAGGAGCTTGGCCCGGGCGAGGACGTCGGCGGGGATGCCGTCGAAATCGGGGAAGAAGCCGTTTTCCGGCAGGAGCGGCAGACGGTGGACCGTGCCGCCGAACCAGCGCGTGGCGGTGCCGGCGACGGGGTAGCCGGGGACCGTCATCAGGGTGACGTCACCCGGGTCGATGAACGCCGCGGGGATCATCGACAGGGCGGTTTTCGAGCCGATGCAGTGGTTGACCTCGGTGACGGGGTCGAGGACGACGCCGAACTCGCGGGCCATGAAGGCCGCGGCCGCCTCCTTGTAGGCGGCGATGCCGTTGTCGGCGTAGCCGCGGTTCTCGGGGCGGTCGATCTCGCGGCGCATCGCCTCGCGGACCGCGGCGGGGGCCATCTCGTCATTCTCGCCGATCCCGAAATCGAGCATCCGGCGCTCCGGGTGGTCGGCCATCGCCTTTCGCTTGGCGCGCTTGATGAGCTCGAATTTGTAGATCTCGTTCCCTTTGCCGAACTGCGCGCCGCCGATCCGGGCGGCGAACCGGTCTTGGAACCAGGGGTCGGCGGCGGGGGCGGTGATCGTGGCCATGCGTCGGGAAACACTCCGTGTCGGGCAGCGCGGCGCGCGAGAAGGCATCGCGAAAGTGGAAAAGTATACGGATCGCCCGCGCGGCGCCCGCCGTCACGGGCGTGTGGCACGGGGCCGACGACCACCGGGGGGCATCGTCAATGGCATCCCCAGACGAGGGGTTTGTGCGGTCGTCCTCACAAGGGGGGTGCGGGGGAAAAAGGGTTCCAACCCGCGGAGATTTGCCCTGATTGATTCCGCTGCGGCGCGGGGGTGGAGTGAGGAGATCGGTTTTCCCCGTCCACCACCGATCCCGCCATGCACCAGCCTGCCTTCCACACCTGCCCACCGAAGACTCGGAGAGCACCGGGGGGATTCGGGCCCTTCGACGACGACTTCGATCCGTTCGAGGACGAAAACGAGGCCTGCGTCCTCATTCCGCTCGATTGACCGCGGCGGAAACGACCGTCAAACGCTCTCCGGCGTCGGGTGTTGCCAGGGAGCGCGGTAGGGGCGGGCGAGCAGCGCCTCGGCTTCGGCATCGCCGACGACGTTGCCCTGCCGATCGAGGTGGATCGTCCGGCCGAGGCGCATCGCCAGGTTGGCGAGGATGCACGCCGCCGACGAGACATGCCCCTCTTCGATGTCGGCCACGGGCCTGCGCCCCTCGGCCCGGGCGGCGAGGAAGTCGCGCATGTGTCGGCGGGTCGCCGGAGCGGCGAACGCCTCGGTCTCTTTGTGGGCGGTGTCGGCGGGAAATTGCTCCCGCTCGTCGAGAAACGTCCCCTTCTCGGCCGCGCCACCCCCCTTGGGCTGGAAGTCGTAGGACTGGACGGAGAGCTTGAGCGTGCCCTTGTCGCCGTACAGCGTCGCCCCCCAGGGATAGGCCGGGTCGGGGTTTTCGCCCCAGTTGCGCTGCGTCCACACCACCTGGACGTCGCCGTGGTCGAAGAGGGCCGTCTGGGTGTCGTGGAGTTTGATCGTCGACTCCGCCGGCCGGAGCAGGGCGCCGCCGCTGGCGGCGATCCGCTTCGGCCACGACAGGCCGAGGAAGAACCGCACCAGATCGTAGAAGTGCACGCACAAGTCGCCGGTCTGGCCGTTGCTGAACTCGATGCAGTCGCGCCACGACCGCGGGTGGAGCTGGGGGTGGAAGTCGATCAGCGGCGCCGGGCCGCAGTAGGCGTCCCAGTCGAGCGTGGGCGGGGGATCCGCGGCCGGTGGAAACGCGGCGCGCGAGCCGTAGTAGCTGTGGATGTCGACGGCGGCGATCTTCCCGAGCTTCCCCGTGGCGATGTAGCGGTCGCGGGCCTCGAGGAGGTGCGGGGTGCTGCGCCGCTGGAGGCCGACCTGGACGGTGCGGCCGTGCTTCCGTGCCGCGGCCACCATCGCCCGCCCCTCGACCACGTCGAAGCTGATCGGCTTTTG
Coding sequences within it:
- a CDS encoding LL-diaminopimelate aminotransferase — translated: MATITAPAADPWFQDRFAARIGGAQFGKGNEIYKFELIKRAKRKAMADHPERRMLDFGIGENDEMAPAAVREAMRREIDRPENRGYADNGIAAYKEAAAAFMAREFGVVLDPVTEVNHCIGSKTALSMIPAAFIDPGDVTLMTVPGYPVAGTATRWFGGTVHRLPLLPENGFFPDFDGIPADVLARAKLLVLCYPNSPTGRAATRDFYSRVVEFAHRHRIVVVQDAAHIMLSYDAEPLSFLSVDGAKEVGVEVHSMSKGFHMIGWRLGWVCGHERLVRAFADIKDNCDSGQFMAIQKAAVTALADPAIPQAVRAKYRRRLEKLVAVLRQVGFDCRMPGGTYFLYTKSPVGAGQRSFATAQDASQFLIHELSVSTVPWDDCGAHLRFSVTYEAADAAAEDELMAETRDRLARARLRF
- a CDS encoding Gfo/Idh/MocA family oxidoreductase, whose amino-acid sequence is MQRRDFLVTGAHAAALGTLAAAADGAEPVAGAPLRVALVGCGWYGKTDLFHLIQVTPVEVVGLCDVDSAMRAAAAELVAARQPSGNKPPLFGDYRTLLAETRPQVVLVATPDHWHCLPLIAACQAGCDVYVQKPISFDVVEGRAMVAAARKHGRTVQVGLQRRSTPHLLEARDRYIATGKLGKIAAVDIHSYYGSRAAFPPAADPPPTLDWDAYCGPAPLIDFHPQLHPRSWRDCIEFSNGQTGDLCVHFYDLVRFFLGLSWPKRIAASGGALLRPAESTIKLHDTQTALFDHGDVQVVWTQRNWGENPDPAYPWGATLYGDKGTLKLSVQSYDFQPKGGGAAEKGTFLDEREQFPADTAHKETEAFAAPATRRHMRDFLAARAEGRRPVADIEEGHVSSAACILANLAMRLGRTIHLDRQGNVVGDAEAEALLARPYRAPWQHPTPESV